A genomic window from Periophthalmus magnuspinnatus isolate fPerMag1 chromosome 16, fPerMag1.2.pri, whole genome shotgun sequence includes:
- the gdf6a gene encoding growth/differentiation factor 6-A, whose amino-acid sequence MDATLHITLFLGFIFAFLGNIPCFQSAAIISPSTPRRHRITKALHQDGQRSHKLLKDIFSYSNTVGNQFHHHKDEFKDGIVPHEYMLSIYRTYSAAEKLGLNASFFRSSKSANTITSFVDRGTDDLLHSPLRRQKYTFDVSTLSDKEELVGAELRIFRRSLGDVHSSLGLYDIQLSPCRSDSLLDSRSLDPLDATKAGWEVLDVWEMFKMYPHKHQQICLQLRVTLGKTDAEVDLRQLGLDRAGRSQQEKALLVAYTRSKKRENLFNEMKEKIKSRRSVTDRDGADGAVIRALAEEEGVSMRTVRGEGLRRRRRTALSNRHGKRHGKKSKSRCSKKALHVNFKELGWDDWIIAPLDYEAYHCEGVCDFPLRSHLEPTNHAIIQTLMNSMDPNSTPPSCCVPTKLSPISILYIDSGNNVVYKQYEDMVVEQCGCR is encoded by the exons ATGGACGCGACTCTCCACATAACGCTTTTTCTGGGCTTTATTTTTGCTTTCCTTGGGAATATACCGTGCTTTCAGTCTGCAGCTATCATCTCCCCATCCACACCAAGAAGGCACCGAATAACTAAAGCCTTGCATCAGGACGGACAAAGGTCACACAAACTATTGAAAGACATTTTCTCGTATTCAAATACAGTAGGGAACCAGTTTCATCATCACAAAGACGAGTTTAAAGACGGCATTGTGCCGCACGAATACATGCTTTCTATTTACCGGACTTATTCAGCCGCAGAGAAGCTCGGACTAAATGCAAGCTTTTTTCGCTCGTCCAAGTCTGCTAACACCATAACGAGTTTTGTGGACAGAGGAACAG ACGATCTTTTGCACTCTCCACTGCGAAGACAAAAGTACACGTTTGATGTCTCAACTCTTTCGGACAAAGAGGAGCTGGTTGGTGCGGAATTAAGGATATTTAGGAGATCGTTGGGAGATGTGCACAGTTCCCTTGGCCTCTACGACATCCAGCTCTCCCCATGCCGCTCGGACTCGCTGCTAGACTCCAGGTCTCTGGACCCTCTGGACGCCACCAAAGCGGGATGGGAGGTTTTAGACGTGTgggaaatgtttaaaatgtacccTCACAAACATCAGCAAATCTGCCTCCAACTGAGGGTCACTCTGGGTAAAACGGACGCTGAGGTGGATCTGAGACAGCTGGGTTTGGATAGAGCAGGCAGGTCTCAGCAGGAGAAGGCCTTACTGGTGGCGTACACCCGctcaaaaaagagagaaaatctGTTCAATGAAATGAAGGAGAAAATCAAATCGAGGAGATCAGTGACTGATAGAGATGGTGCGGATGGAGCAGTTATTAGAGCCTTAGCTGAGGAGGAGGGCGTTTCAATGCGGACTGTGAGGGGAGAAggcctgaggaggaggagaaggaccgCGCTGAGCAATAGACACGGCAAGAGACACGGGAAAAAGTCCAAATCCAGGTGCAGCAAAAAAGCACTGCACGTGAACTTCAAAGAGCTCGGCTGGGACGACTGGATCATCGCGCCTCTGGATTACGAAGCGTACCACTGCGAGGGAGTATGTGACTTCCCGCTGAGGTCACACCTGGAGCCCACCAACCACGCCATCATACAGACGCTTATGAACTCTATGGACCCCAACAGCACGCCTCCGAGCTGCTGCGTGCCCACCAAACTCAGCCCCATTAGTATCTTGTACATAGACTCTGGTAACAACGTGGTCTACAAACAGTACGAGGACATGGTGGTGGAGCAGTGTGGGTGTAGGTAG